One window from the genome of Sinobacterium caligoides encodes:
- a CDS encoding PhnE/PtxC family ABC transporter permease → MSDLASSIAQPKKRNSTGKKFRNISLVIALLGLYAIVTGDFTLYHTEPDLVLQRMLSGVLHLDFGRGQELFEAVTYTIAFAVLGVGAAIIPGFILSLCYQFAAIRVICGFGRAVHELFWGLLFLQVFGLSTLTGILAIAVPFSCIFAKVYSEQMAAHSKHCYQPAGDRVSVLVYSRLAASWQALRHYSRYRFECGLRSATLLGFIGLPTIGYALDTALKQQQYDQAMALLFTFYLLSASIRYWLRPMTLPILLFGSLLLLPSTSTLQSSGLWSFISHDLLPYPLQQGISLESLSGTLSWCWTLLESVGFKAIVNTLLLTCAATLASGVLCLLLFPLAASRSKLALIGKPLLVMLRATPELLLVFIVLLITGPSMLPALIALALHNGALLAFLLAKQLDNTPAPPLAISGCNSWGYFWLPKLYGAFLSLLLYRSENILRESAIVGMVGIATLGFYIDSGFEDLQVDVAFFFIIITAGLTLMVDYCSRGIQRYTGIRS, encoded by the coding sequence ATGAGCGACTTAGCAAGCTCAATAGCACAGCCCAAAAAACGAAACTCCACCGGTAAGAAGTTCCGCAATATCAGCCTTGTCATCGCCCTACTCGGCCTATACGCCATTGTGACGGGAGATTTCACCCTCTACCATACCGAACCAGACCTCGTCTTACAGCGCATGTTGAGTGGCGTACTGCATCTCGACTTTGGCCGCGGCCAAGAGCTCTTCGAAGCTGTTACCTACACCATCGCCTTCGCTGTGCTCGGAGTAGGGGCCGCAATTATCCCAGGCTTCATACTTAGCCTCTGTTACCAGTTTGCCGCAATACGTGTCATCTGCGGCTTTGGTCGCGCCGTCCACGAACTCTTCTGGGGGCTATTGTTTCTACAGGTATTTGGCTTGAGCACGCTGACCGGCATACTGGCGATCGCCGTCCCCTTCAGCTGTATCTTCGCCAAGGTCTACAGCGAACAAATGGCCGCCCATAGCAAACACTGTTACCAGCCTGCCGGCGATAGGGTCTCAGTACTCGTTTACAGCCGCCTCGCCGCCAGCTGGCAAGCACTGCGTCACTATAGCCGCTATCGCTTCGAATGTGGTCTGCGCAGCGCCACACTGCTCGGCTTCATCGGCCTACCTACGATCGGCTACGCCCTCGACACCGCACTCAAGCAACAACAATACGATCAGGCGATGGCGTTGTTATTCACCTTCTACCTGCTCTCCGCCAGCATTCGTTACTGGTTACGGCCGATGACGCTGCCGATATTACTCTTTGGCTCATTACTGCTATTGCCATCCACCAGTACATTGCAGAGCTCAGGGCTATGGTCTTTCATCAGCCACGACTTGCTGCCCTACCCACTGCAGCAAGGCATCAGCCTCGAGAGTTTATCCGGGACCTTAAGCTGGTGCTGGACGCTGCTTGAGAGCGTCGGTTTCAAAGCTATCGTCAACACCCTCCTGCTCACCTGCGCTGCGACCCTCGCCAGCGGGGTACTGTGTTTGCTGTTATTCCCACTGGCAGCGAGCCGCTCGAAACTCGCTCTCATCGGCAAACCACTACTGGTCATGCTGCGGGCAACACCGGAACTGTTACTCGTCTTCATTGTGCTACTGATCACCGGTCCCTCGATGCTGCCGGCTCTAATCGCCCTAGCACTGCACAACGGCGCGCTGCTGGCCTTTCTGCTGGCCAAGCAGCTCGACAACACTCCGGCACCACCTCTTGCTATCAGCGGCTGCAACAGCTGGGGCTACTTTTGGTTGCCAAAGCTCTACGGCGCCTTCCTCAGCCTATTGCTCTATCGAAGTGAAAACATTTTGCGTGAATCCGCAATCGTCGGCATGGTCGGTATCGCCACCCTCGGTTTTTACATCGATAGCGGCTTTGAGGACCTACAGGTTGATGTCGCCTTCTTCTTCATCATCATCACCGCCGGCCTCACCCTAATGGTCGATTATTGCTCACGCGGCATTCAACGCTACACAGGTATCCGCTCTTGA
- a CDS encoding SRPBCC domain-containing protein — protein sequence MINEHSVYSDQVTINAPVSLVWQILIDFDNYQRWNPFCPQLINKSLAIGEAVDMQVELGHGLQQQVEYIENIEKEREISWSMTQQDKSVLYARRTQSLSAITSNSCDYLSVDYFEGALRDSILRQHGQAIEDGFNACAYGLKDYAEAAYRHSLHAELEGQAE from the coding sequence ATGATCAACGAACACTCCGTCTACTCCGACCAAGTCACTATCAATGCTCCCGTTAGCTTGGTCTGGCAGATCCTTATCGATTTCGACAACTACCAGCGCTGGAACCCCTTCTGCCCCCAGCTAATCAACAAGTCGCTGGCCATCGGCGAAGCCGTCGATATGCAAGTAGAGCTTGGCCACGGCTTACAGCAGCAAGTTGAGTATATCGAGAACATCGAGAAGGAGAGAGAGATTTCCTGGAGCATGACACAACAGGACAAGAGTGTCTTATATGCCCGCCGTACTCAAAGCCTCAGCGCCATCACTAGCAATAGCTGTGACTATCTGTCGGTCGACTACTTTGAGGGAGCGCTACGCGACAGCATACTCAGGCAACATGGCCAGGCGATAGAGGATGGTTTCAACGCCTGCGCCTACGGACTAAAGGATTATGCGGAGGCCGCCTACCGGCACAGCCTCCATGCCGAGCTAGAAGGTCAGGCCGAGTAA